The sequence below is a genomic window from Phycisphaerales bacterium AB-hyl4.
TTTTCCAGTTCGTGATCGCCTCGGCCCGCAGGTGCACGAAACCATCATCCACCCACGCTTCGACATGCACCGCGTCCAACGGCAAGCCATGACACAGCGGAATCAATTCATCCGTCCGCTTCGCAGCCTGAATGCCCGCCAGCCGTGCGACCTCGAGCAGATTGCCCTTCGCCAGCGCGTTGCGTTGGATCGCCTCCGCCAGCTTCGGCGAGATACGCACGCGTCCCTCGGCCACCGCCCGTCGACGCGTCACCGCCTTCTCGCCCACGTCGACCATCCGCGCACGGCCGGCCTCATCCATATGCGTCAACTTCTCATCCATCACACACTCCAAGGCCAATACGCCCAAGGCCCCTCGCCCGCCGCCTCGGCAGGCAGTCGCACGAACCCATCGCTCCGCGCCGCACTGGCCACATCACCCGAGCCCATCCCCGCCACCAGTTCCGCCTCGCCGGGCCCCACCAACCGCACCGGCCGATGCCACCACAACCTAAGCGACTTCTCGTCCGCATTCACCAACCGCACCATCGCCGTCGGCGCATCCGCTCGCGAAAAGCCCGCCCGCCGACGCAGCGCCGTCGCGCCGAATAGTCTGGCCGTCACCATCACCGACACCGGATTGCCCGGCAGCCCGAGGATCGCCTGTCCGCTCGGCCCCACCGCCGCGAGCATCGGCTTGCCCGGCCGAATCGCCAGCTTGTGAAACAACACTTCCCCCCCCACCTCGCGCACCGCCGCCGGCACATGATCGTAATCGCCCATCGACACCCCGCCCGTCAGCAGCACCGCGTCGCACCCGGCCAACTGCTCGCTCAACGCTTCCGTCAGAGCCTCCATCGAATCATGCACCCGCACCACGCCTTGCCAGTCCACCCAGGGCAGCGCGCCAAACATCGCCTCCACCACCGGCCCATTGCTGTCGCGCAACTGCCAAGGCTCAGGCCTCGCCGCCACATCCAGCAACTCATCCCCCGTCACCACCACCCCCACGCGCACCCGTCGATACACCGTCGGCTCGACGCAACCAAAACTCGCCATCGCCGACATCACGCTCGGCCCCACCACCT
It includes:
- a CDS encoding molybdopterin molybdotransferase MoeA, with product MLTPLDAMERLVARLRPVDAERVALHAAAGRVLAEAVLADRDSPAHDVSAMDGYAVRLGDLSNETLAVAGEVATGHEPPEMPSGKALRIFTGGCVPSGAEAVIRREDVEEAPAQIRLTVPAETIRAGQNIRRRGENLAAGAVVVEAGEVVGPSVMSAMASFGCVEPTVYRRVRVGVVVTGDELLDVAARPEPWQLRDSNGPVVEAMFGALPWVDWQGVVRVHDSMEALTEALSEQLAGCDAVLLTGGVSMGDYDHVPAAVREVGGEVLFHKLAIRPGKPMLAAVGPSGQAILGLPGNPVSVMVTARLFGATALRRRAGFSRADAPTAMVRLVNADEKSLRLWWHRPVRLVGPGEAELVAGMGSGDVASAARSDGFVRLPAEAAGEGPWAYWPWSV
- the moaC gene encoding cyclic pyranopterin monophosphate synthase MoaC — protein: MDEKLTHMDEAGRARMVDVGEKAVTRRRAVAEGRVRISPKLAEAIQRNALAKGNLLEVARLAGIQAAKRTDELIPLCHGLPLDAVHVEAWVDDGFVHLRAEAITNWKTGVEMEALTAVSVAALTVIDMGKAIDKGMVIEAIRLLEKTGGRGGPYHAEANKGGKGEVNDDA